A genomic stretch from Candidatus Omnitrophota bacterium includes:
- a CDS encoding PAS domain-containing sensor histidine kinase codes for MKDKKGMDKSKIEIALEYGNSIIATLREPFLVLDKNLRVISANQSFYNTFKVAKEDTLGRPLTDLGNRQWDIPRLLVLLREILPEKKVIENYEIEHEFEQIGQRCINLNVSQLRIPKKIAAIIAAGVREKTREEAGEEDEEEELILLAIEDITERKEIEAGLEKTRKELAVIKKSADEVSEFAESVINTVREPLISLDKDLRVVMVSRSFYDFFKVKPEETVGQLIYDLGNKQWNIPKLRELLETILPQKTTFDNYEVEHNFAAIGRRIMLLNARQIERGMGKERVILLAIEDITERKEIEAGLEKTRKELEVTKISEDAAREYAEIIINTVREPLIVLDQDLRVVTASRSFYEVFKVNTEETVGQLIYDLGNKQWNIPKLRELLENILPQEATLDNYEVEHDFSTIGMRTMLLNARQIQRVLGKERIILLAIEDITERKAIENGLEKIRKELEVTKISEDAAREYAESIINTVREPLIALDQDLRVVTASRSFCEVFKVSTKETVGQLIYDLGNKQWNIPRLRELLETILPQKTTFDNYEVEHDFSTIGMRTMLLNARQIEQGTGKERIILLAIEDITERKKAEEATKEVAEAKSKFASMVSHELRSPLTVIKESINLVMEGLAGDVTLEQKDILDTAKSNIDRLGRLINNVLDFQKMEAGKTEFDIKEYNINEVVLATSKGMNFLAEEKGMSFIVNIDESLPRAKFDKDKIIQVLTNLLSNAVKFTEKGSISITTKSGDSVLHVMVEDTGLGIQATDMPKLFQTFEQLGGGLGKKTGGTGLGLAISKEIIQAHNGNIWAESQPGKGSIFHFTLPIKESRG; via the coding sequence ATGAAAGATAAAAAGGGAATGGACAAATCAAAGATTGAGATAGCTTTAGAATATGGCAATAGCATTATCGCTACACTAAGAGAACCGTTCCTGGTGCTCGATAAAAACTTGCGCGTTATTTCCGCCAACCAATCTTTCTATAATACCTTTAAGGTCGCTAAAGAAGATACATTAGGCCGGCCGCTTACTGATTTAGGCAATAGGCAATGGGATATTCCAAGACTGCTTGTTCTCTTAAGGGAGATACTTCCGGAAAAAAAAGTTATAGAAAACTATGAAATCGAACACGAATTCGAGCAAATTGGACAGCGATGTATTAACCTGAATGTCTCTCAGCTGCGTATCCCCAAGAAAATAGCGGCAATAATAGCGGCAGGGGTAAGAGAAAAAACAAGAGAAGAAGCAGGGGAAGAAGATGAGGAAGAAGAGCTAATCCTCCTGGCCATTGAGGATATTACCGAGCGCAAGGAAATAGAAGCCGGGCTGGAAAAGACTCGAAAAGAACTGGCGGTTATTAAAAAGTCCGCAGATGAAGTCAGTGAATTCGCTGAGAGCGTTATCAACACTGTGCGTGAACCATTAATTTCTTTGGACAAAGATCTCAGGGTGGTCATGGTAAGCCGTTCCTTCTATGACTTTTTTAAGGTAAAACCTGAAGAGACCGTCGGGCAGCTTATCTATGACCTGGGCAATAAGCAGTGGAATATCCCCAAGCTGCGGGAACTGCTGGAAACCATACTTCCCCAAAAGACAACCTTTGATAACTACGAGGTTGAACACAATTTTGCTGCTATCGGCAGGCGTATAATGCTTTTAAATGCCAGGCAAATTGAACGGGGGATGGGTAAGGAGCGGGTCATCCTGCTGGCTATTGAAGATATCACCGAGCGTAAGGAGATAGAAGCTGGCCTGGAAAAGACCCGCAAAGAACTGGAAGTAACTAAAATATCCGAAGATGCGGCCCGCGAATACGCCGAGATCATCATCAACACCGTGCGTGAACCCTTAATAGTTCTAGATCAAGATTTAAGGGTAGTCACCGCCAGCCGCTCCTTCTATGAAGTCTTTAAGGTAAACACCGAAGAGACCGTGGGACAGCTTATCTATGACCTGGGCAATAAGCAGTGGAACATTCCCAAACTGCGGGAACTGCTGGAAAACATACTTCCCCAAGAAGCAACCCTTGATAACTACGAGGTTGAACACGATTTTTCTACCATCGGCATGCGCACAATGCTTTTGAATGCACGGCAGATTCAAAGAGTGCTGGGTAAGGAGCGAATCATCCTGCTGGCTATTGAAGACATCACCGAGCGTAAGGCGATAGAAAATGGGCTGGAAAAAATCCGCAAAGAACTGGAAGTAACTAAAATATCAGAAGATGCGGCCCGCGAATACGCCGAGAGCATCATCAACACCGTCCGTGAACCCTTAATCGCTCTAGATCAAGATTTAAGGGTAGTCACCGCCAGCCGCTCCTTCTGTGAAGTATTTAAGGTAAGCACCAAAGAGACCGTGGGACAGCTTATCTATGATCTGGGCAATAAGCAGTGGAACATTCCCAGGTTGCGGGAACTGCTGGAAACCATACTTCCCCAAAAGACAACCTTTGATAACTACGAGGTTGAACACGATTTTTCTACCATCGGCATGCGCACAATGCTTTTGAATGCCAGGCAAATTGAGCAAGGGACGGGTAAGGAGCGGATCATCCTGCTGGCTATTGAAGACATCACCGAGCGTAAGAAAGCGGAAGAAGCCACTAAAGAAGTCGCAGAAGCAAAATCAAAGTTTGCTTCTATGGTATCTCACGAACTCAGAAGCCCGCTGACAGTTATCAAGGAAAGCATCAATCTTGTTATGGAGGGGTTGGCAGGGGACGTAACGCTTGAGCAGAAGGATATTTTAGATACCGCAAAGAGCAATATCGACAGATTGGGCCGCCTGATAAATAACGTTTTGGATTTTCAGAAGATGGAAGCGGGGAAGACAGAGTTCGATATCAAGGAATATAATATAAATGAGGTAGTACTGGCAACGAGTAAGGGGATGAATTTTCTGGCGGAGGAGAAGGGCATGAGCTTCATAGTGAACATAGATGAGAGCCTGCCCAGGGCAAAGTTTGATAAAGACAAGATCATTCAGGTGCTCACCAATTTATTGAGTAACGCCGTAAAGTTCACAGAGAAAGGCAGTATATCCATTACTACTAAGAGTGGGGATAGTGTGCTGCATGTGATGGTGGAGGATACCGGACTTGGAATCCAGGCCACAGATATGCCCAAGCTTTTTCAGACATTCGAGCAATTGGGCGGGGGGCTTGGAAAAAAGACGGGCGGCACAGGTCTCGGGCTGGCCATATCTAAAGAGATAATTCAGGCGCATAACGGGAATATATGGGCGGAGTCGCAACCCGGTAAAGGTTCGATATTTCACTTTACCCTGCCCATAAAAGAAAGTAGAGGCTAA